The following proteins come from a genomic window of Flavobacteriales bacterium:
- the rnr gene encoding ribonuclease R gives MKKKKKGSGKKKGRSQAIYQEPILEVLRKSPDRALNYKQIAKRIGVNDIQDRTRLAQELNQMKGEGLLRETERGKYQLKHLPAPKLVGKVDMTSTGAAYVTVEEFDRDVYISPRKVRQALPGDTVKVHVYANHKGHRVEGEIVEVLERARETFVGTLTINTKSKVAFMVPDNRNMPIDFFIPMHELKGAKDGDKVIVKMIDWPERAHNPFGHVITVLGRPGNMDTEMHSILAEFDFPLYFPEAVEREAEEIPEVISKDEIAMRRDFREITTFTIDPDDAKDFDDALSIRKLENGNWEIGVHIADVSHYVQPGTALDDEAISRATSVYLVDRVIPMLPEKLSNKVCSLRPNEEKLVFSAVFEMDGKANVVEEWFGRCIINSDQRFTYDEAQAIIEGGNGPLKDEVLTMHALAQQLRAKRFENGAIAFEKEEVKFRLDDKGNPIELYLKQYKDSNKLIEEFMLLANRQVAAFIGKPKQGQAKTFVYRVHDDPQQEKLEMLVTIAGQLGYKVQLGPRRILTDSLNKLLNDVKGKGEETMLSTLAIRSMAKAEYTTDNIGHFGLGFDYYTHFTSPIRRYPDVMVHRLLQRYLDGGKSAYKKDYEDLCIHSSDMEKKATEAERASTKYMQAKYLQDHIGEEFDGLVSGVTEWGIFVEIKENKCEGMIRLKDLPDDFYDFDEDSMSVIGSTTGNAFRLGDAVKVKVLRVSLEKRQIDLAVTGYGE, from the coding sequence TTGAAAAAGAAGAAGAAAGGAAGCGGAAAGAAAAAAGGCCGTTCCCAAGCGATCTACCAAGAACCAATCTTAGAGGTCCTACGCAAAAGTCCGGACCGGGCACTCAATTACAAACAGATAGCCAAGCGTATTGGCGTTAACGATATTCAGGACCGCACCCGCCTGGCGCAGGAACTCAACCAAATGAAGGGAGAGGGCCTGCTGCGCGAAACCGAAAGAGGCAAATACCAGCTCAAACACCTGCCAGCACCTAAGTTGGTAGGCAAGGTCGATATGACCAGCACCGGGGCCGCCTACGTAACCGTAGAAGAGTTCGACCGCGATGTCTACATCTCACCGCGCAAGGTGCGGCAGGCACTGCCCGGAGACACCGTGAAGGTGCACGTATATGCCAACCACAAGGGCCACCGCGTGGAGGGCGAAATAGTGGAAGTGCTGGAGCGCGCCCGCGAAACATTTGTCGGAACCCTCACCATCAACACCAAAAGCAAAGTGGCCTTTATGGTGCCCGACAACCGCAACATGCCTATCGATTTCTTCATCCCCATGCACGAACTCAAGGGTGCCAAGGATGGAGACAAGGTCATTGTAAAGATGATCGACTGGCCGGAGCGTGCACACAACCCCTTTGGGCATGTGATCACCGTGCTGGGCCGTCCGGGCAACATGGATACCGAGATGCACTCCATCTTGGCAGAGTTCGATTTCCCGCTTTACTTCCCAGAAGCTGTGGAGCGCGAGGCAGAGGAGATACCCGAAGTGATAAGCAAGGATGAGATAGCCATGAGGCGAGACTTCCGCGAGATAACCACCTTCACCATCGATCCGGATGATGCCAAGGACTTTGACGATGCTCTCAGCATCCGAAAACTCGAGAACGGCAACTGGGAAATAGGTGTGCATATAGCCGATGTTTCGCACTACGTGCAGCCCGGCACCGCCTTGGACGATGAGGCCATCAGCCGCGCCACATCCGTTTACCTCGTGGACCGCGTCATTCCCATGCTTCCCGAAAAACTCTCGAACAAGGTCTGTTCCTTGCGTCCCAATGAGGAGAAACTCGTCTTCTCGGCCGTGTTCGAAATGGACGGGAAGGCCAACGTGGTAGAGGAGTGGTTCGGACGCTGCATCATCAACTCCGACCAACGCTTTACGTACGATGAGGCACAGGCCATTATCGAAGGAGGCAACGGTCCGTTGAAGGATGAGGTGCTTACCATGCATGCACTGGCGCAGCAGTTGCGCGCCAAGCGTTTCGAAAACGGGGCCATCGCCTTCGAGAAGGAGGAAGTGAAGTTCCGATTGGATGACAAGGGCAACCCCATCGAACTCTACCTCAAGCAGTACAAGGACAGCAACAAGCTCATTGAAGAGTTCATGCTACTGGCCAACCGTCAGGTGGCCGCCTTTATCGGCAAGCCGAAGCAGGGGCAGGCAAAGACCTTCGTGTACCGTGTGCATGACGACCCACAGCAGGAAAAACTGGAAATGCTCGTCACCATTGCCGGCCAGTTGGGCTATAAGGTGCAGCTCGGTCCACGCAGAATCCTCACCGATTCGCTGAACAAACTCCTCAATGACGTTAAAGGAAAGGGAGAGGAGACCATGCTCAGCACCCTTGCCATCCGCAGCATGGCCAAGGCCGAATACACCACCGACAACATCGGGCACTTCGGCCTCGGGTTCGATTACTACACGCACTTTACATCACCCATCCGTAGATATCCGGATGTGATGGTGCACCGCCTGTTGCAGCGCTACCTCGATGGCGGCAAATCGGCCTACAAGAAAGATTACGAAGACCTCTGCATCCATAGTTCCGACATGGAGAAGAAGGCAACGGAAGCCGAAAGAGCATCTACCAAGTACATGCAGGCCAAGTACCTGCAAGACCACATCGGAGAGGAGTTCGATGGGCTGGTATCAGGTGTTACCGAATGGGGAATCTTTGTGGAGATAAAGGAGAACAAGTGCGAGGGCATGATTCGCCTCAAAGACCTCCCAGACGATTTCTACGATTTTGATGAGGACTCGATGAGTGTGATAGGTTCCACCACCGGCAACGCATTTCGCTTGGGAGATGCGGTGAAAGTGAAGGTGCTACGCGTATCATTGGAGAAACGCCAGATAGACCTTGCCGTAACCGGTTACGGGGAATAA
- a CDS encoding helix-turn-helix domain-containing protein produces the protein MIRLDIHRLLALNNIRYGRSFLINHGFTPSEARGLLHTEAKEVRLVTMERLCNTFHCQPNDLFTWIGDRKSHLNALKKSDFPELARLLAGKSPQEIEEILRRIERGG, from the coding sequence ATGATACGTCTTGACATTCACCGACTATTAGCCCTGAACAACATCCGTTATGGCCGTTCTTTTCTGATCAACCATGGTTTTACACCGAGCGAGGCACGGGGTCTGTTGCACACGGAGGCCAAAGAGGTACGGCTGGTAACCATGGAGCGGTTGTGCAACACCTTCCATTGCCAACCGAATGATCTATTTACTTGGATTGGCGACCGTAAGAGCCACCTGAATGCGTTGAAGAAATCTGATTTTCCTGAATTGGCGCGGCTGCTTGCTGGTAAATCGCCTCAGGAAATTGAGGAGATTCTGAGGAGGATTGAGAGGGGTGGGTGA
- a CDS encoding T9SS type A sorting domain-containing protein — protein sequence MRQVVQIILLMSAFVGPIHGSAQSVTYNSDVACILFEHCTTCHHVGGIAPFSLMSYDDASAAAYGVMQSVNAGTMPPWPPNPDYNHLAHERMLTDEEIQTITEWVNAGTPEGNGLPPVQPVYSGDEEISSPDLVLTMPEYIVNTSGEDVFRCFVVPTSFPQDIYVTALEVVPGNRAAVHHVMIYYDETDLPQQFDEAEPGPGYTSFGSTNSEASVPVAGWGPGQGKRVFPDGMGVRIPAGASIVMQVHYPATSNGQTDQSKINMIYTTEPLREIQIHSFIDHFHLNEGTLTIPASEVRTFTGQYTLPLQQDITLLDVNIHMHLLGNNARTWAVLPNNETVPLMEIDHWNFHWQGFYDFRQPIRIPGGTVFHGEATYDNTSNNSDNPNNPPQTVSAGNDSDQEMMLILFSYVAYEPGDEQILVDTTTVHPEHNCMYVGVDDHLEEPPEIHLYPNPVRDRVYIQLPNAAPFDVSILDVAGREVLRRTNCVGNQLDVSRLGAGSYLLRIGQGERVGTQRFFKAE from the coding sequence ATGAGACAGGTTGTCCAAATAATATTGTTAATGAGCGCGTTTGTCGGTCCGATTCATGGTTCTGCGCAATCGGTGACTTACAATTCAGATGTGGCCTGTATCTTATTCGAGCATTGTACAACATGCCACCATGTAGGTGGAATCGCTCCTTTTTCATTGATGAGCTATGATGATGCATCGGCCGCAGCTTATGGCGTCATGCAATCGGTAAATGCGGGCACCATGCCGCCTTGGCCTCCCAATCCGGATTATAACCATTTGGCCCATGAGCGTATGCTAACGGATGAGGAGATACAGACGATAACCGAATGGGTGAATGCAGGAACACCGGAAGGCAATGGGTTGCCGCCTGTTCAGCCTGTTTATTCGGGAGATGAGGAGATATCCTCACCAGACCTTGTGCTGACAATGCCGGAATACATCGTCAATACAAGTGGAGAGGACGTGTTCCGATGTTTCGTTGTGCCCACCTCGTTTCCGCAGGATATTTATGTCACCGCACTTGAAGTAGTACCAGGCAATCGCGCGGCAGTTCATCATGTCATGATCTATTATGACGAGACAGATCTACCCCAACAGTTTGATGAGGCCGAACCAGGACCTGGATATACAAGCTTCGGCTCTACCAATAGCGAAGCATCCGTTCCAGTAGCAGGTTGGGGGCCGGGGCAGGGCAAAAGGGTTTTTCCAGATGGTATGGGCGTGCGGATTCCAGCTGGTGCTTCCATCGTAATGCAGGTTCACTACCCGGCAACCTCAAACGGTCAGACGGATCAGTCGAAGATCAATATGATCTATACTACCGAGCCGCTTCGTGAGATTCAGATCCATTCATTTATCGACCATTTCCATTTGAATGAAGGAACGTTGACCATTCCGGCCAGTGAGGTCAGGACATTCACGGGGCAGTACACGCTACCCCTTCAACAGGACATTACGCTGCTGGACGTAAACATTCATATGCACCTGTTGGGAAACAATGCCAGAACGTGGGCCGTTCTGCCAAATAACGAAACGGTTCCGCTGATGGAGATCGATCATTGGAATTTTCATTGGCAGGGATTCTATGACTTCCGCCAACCGATAAGAATACCTGGAGGAACGGTTTTCCATGGTGAGGCGACCTATGACAACACATCCAACAATTCTGATAACCCGAACAATCCTCCGCAAACCGTAAGCGCAGGCAATGATTCGGATCAGGAGATGATGCTCATTCTGTTCAGTTATGTGGCTTATGAACCCGGTGATGAGCAGATTCTGGTAGACACAACTACGGTTCATCCCGAGCATAATTGCATGTATGTAGGGGTGGATGATCACTTGGAGGAACCCCCTGAAATACATCTCTACCCGAATCCTGTGCGAGACAGGGTCTATATTCAACTACCCAACGCTGCGCCTTTTGATGTGAGCATACTGGATGTTGCTGGTAGGGAGGTTCTAAGGCGCACCAACTGTGTGGGTAATCAGCTTGATGTTTCACGCCTTGGGGCAGGAAGCTACCTCCTGCGAATCGGACAGGGCGAACGGGTTGGCACGCAGCGCTTCTTTAAAGCGGAGTAA
- a CDS encoding T9SS type A sorting domain-containing protein has translation MSRSSSRLSKRLLFLFSNLLVSSHAFSQIGPEHVLTDPILEYPRVMHVADLDGDGLEDIIAAGGDNYYGAATVMVWWRNTGNNEFTDMDTVAINTQQVSDIHAADLDGDEDIDIICTYNKYYCNPDSLMGEENRNSHIPPPPPPPVEGRLVWFENLGNGHFGPKNFIEDTIPIAASAYAADLNGDSLVDVLLGARSATEFDCHPDVGFAAWYENLGSGQFGARQLFSPLSDEFSVSVVRSADLDGDGDMDVVATQNRDGQVVWYENLGSGAFGTQQPIDSSLAFNCNLLEISDINNDHRPDLLLGEYGKVFWLQNDSASFSSVPQSIISTEVDYLKSIYPADLDNDGDIDAISASKFDSKVAWYPNLGQGIFGPQLVVDSVVRGANQVMSVNANTDGNLEIVSLDSYGDNEVSWYKNLGYWTFDRENIITPDLYRPLDFLSADIDSDSDKDIFVVSYNSDRLSLFENLGGGLFSDPKIILKGIDGASKVRVADLDLDADLDFVVYSSAQRKIDRIENLGNGTFSSLESIDGYANVTDMTVADIDNDNYPDLVTSISGAVYLNMTPDKVGWYKNLGNGTFGTLQLLTDSIDGPRGVLAADIDNDLDMDLLVAGHDDDRIYWFENNGGSLGAQQVFADSLNNVARVFSTDLDHDGDVDIISDGNAHLYWFENLGGGTFAPLVISTLEISDMDIADINVDSASDILVANDLGVYLENDGTTQFDSIQSFGQIPGMSYLLASDADEDGDEDVFTLWTNANRLSWFENTTLNVGVAEHFEPQINLYPNPTTGQAVIKTNEPTQLTIYNALGELVVTKRCNGWASIHLEDHPNGVYLVNLETSAGIITKKLIKMK, from the coding sequence ATGAGCCGCTCGTCCTCCCGTCTTTCCAAAAGACTGTTGTTTCTTTTTTCAAATCTCTTGGTTTCTTCCCATGCTTTCTCTCAGATAGGACCGGAGCATGTTCTTACCGACCCGATATTGGAATATCCGCGAGTAATGCATGTTGCCGATCTGGATGGAGATGGGCTGGAGGACATTATTGCTGCAGGAGGCGACAATTACTATGGGGCAGCCACGGTGATGGTTTGGTGGCGAAATACGGGGAACAACGAATTTACCGATATGGACACCGTGGCCATCAACACGCAGCAGGTAAGTGATATCCATGCGGCCGATCTGGATGGGGATGAGGACATCGATATCATCTGTACCTACAACAAGTATTACTGCAACCCGGACAGCTTGATGGGAGAAGAGAACAGAAATTCCCACATTCCACCGCCACCTCCGCCACCAGTGGAGGGTCGCTTAGTTTGGTTTGAAAATTTGGGGAACGGACACTTCGGGCCAAAGAACTTCATTGAAGACACCATACCTATTGCTGCTTCCGCTTACGCGGCCGACCTGAATGGTGATAGTTTGGTAGATGTGCTGCTCGGGGCCAGAAGCGCAACAGAGTTTGACTGTCATCCGGATGTTGGCTTTGCCGCCTGGTACGAGAACCTTGGTAGCGGTCAGTTTGGAGCAAGGCAATTGTTTTCTCCCTTATCGGATGAGTTTTCGGTATCCGTTGTCCGCAGTGCCGACCTTGATGGGGATGGGGACATGGATGTGGTTGCCACGCAGAACAGGGACGGGCAGGTGGTGTGGTATGAGAATCTCGGTTCTGGGGCATTCGGAACGCAGCAACCGATCGATAGTTCTCTTGCCTTCAACTGTAATCTATTGGAGATCTCGGATATTAATAATGACCACCGACCCGACCTTCTGTTGGGGGAATACGGCAAGGTCTTCTGGCTGCAGAATGACTCCGCCAGCTTCAGTAGCGTGCCGCAATCCATCATCAGCACCGAGGTGGATTATCTAAAATCCATTTACCCGGCCGACTTGGACAATGACGGGGATATTGACGCCATCTCGGCCTCCAAGTTTGACTCGAAAGTGGCCTGGTACCCGAACCTTGGTCAAGGTATATTCGGGCCGCAGTTGGTCGTTGATTCGGTGGTTAGAGGTGCCAATCAGGTCATGTCCGTCAATGCGAACACGGATGGAAATCTCGAAATCGTAAGCTTGGATTCCTATGGTGATAATGAGGTCTCTTGGTACAAGAACTTGGGTTATTGGACGTTTGACCGGGAAAACATCATTACACCGGACCTTTACAGGCCGCTCGATTTTCTTTCCGCTGATATTGACAGTGACTCTGATAAGGACATCTTCGTGGTGTCTTACAACAGCGACAGGCTGAGCCTTTTCGAAAACTTGGGTGGAGGTCTCTTTTCAGACCCCAAGATCATTCTGAAAGGTATTGATGGTGCAAGCAAGGTCAGGGTTGCCGACCTTGACCTTGATGCTGATCTTGACTTCGTTGTTTACAGCTCCGCTCAACGCAAAATTGACCGGATAGAGAATCTTGGAAATGGCACGTTCAGCTCCTTGGAGTCAATCGATGGGTATGCCAATGTTACTGACATGACCGTAGCCGACATTGATAATGATAATTATCCGGATCTGGTTACGAGCATCAGCGGGGCTGTTTATTTGAATATGACGCCTGATAAGGTCGGATGGTACAAAAACCTCGGTAACGGAACGTTCGGGACGTTGCAACTGTTGACCGATTCCATTGACGGCCCCAGAGGCGTGCTTGCAGCTGACATCGATAACGATCTGGATATGGATCTTCTGGTGGCCGGACACGATGACGACAGAATCTACTGGTTTGAGAACAATGGTGGAAGCCTTGGCGCCCAACAGGTTTTTGCCGATAGCCTGAACAATGTCGCTCGTGTTTTCTCAACAGACCTGGACCATGATGGCGATGTGGACATCATTTCTGACGGCAACGCTCATCTTTACTGGTTCGAAAATCTCGGAGGCGGAACCTTTGCGCCACTGGTCATTTCTACCTTGGAAATCAGCGATATGGACATTGCCGACATCAATGTGGATTCAGCATCAGATATTCTGGTTGCCAATGATCTTGGAGTGTATCTGGAGAATGATGGCACCACCCAGTTCGACTCGATACAGAGTTTCGGTCAAATTCCAGGCATGAGCTACCTCCTTGCTTCCGATGCAGATGAAGACGGGGATGAGGATGTCTTTACACTATGGACCAATGCCAACCGATTGAGTTGGTTTGAGAACACTACTCTGAATGTTGGTGTTGCTGAACATTTTGAGCCTCAGATCAACCTATACCCGAATCCGACAACAGGCCAAGCCGTCATCAAAACCAACGAACCGACCCAATTGACCATCTACAACGCTTTGGGCGAACTTGTGGTGACAAAACGATGCAATGGCTGGGCTTCGATCCACTTGGAAGATCATCCCAACGGAGTTTACCTCGTCAACCTTGAAACTTCTGCCGGCATCATCACCAAGAAGCTGATCAAAATGAAGTAG
- a CDS encoding N-6 DNA methylase: MEHRKFFQALGFIPKENTAEIYTKRYAGDYTIDIDFAKEQILYGDKIVCESKTTQNFSQPENFVVLECVNRLLEKGYRPENIILEKTWGAGHGTSGRLDICVTRDDGSEYLLIECKTRGKEFEKELKRMAKDGGQLFTYFKFSNKADLLMLYASEVKSKEVTYQNEIVKVEDDYRVGDVKDFYDKWNKLTKDNGVFDLWVNPYQFVSKALTPKQLKPIQQEDSGFIFNRFLEILRHNVVSDKPNAFNKIFTLFLCKVYDEKSTKPNEELKFQWLEGVDDDVSFQIRLTDLYKNGMMEFLEKEVTDFSVEEFEREYVDLDEVLKKRLLTKINKLRLEKNNEFAIKEVFDEKSFNENAKVVKEIVELLQGYRLRYNKRQQYLSDFFELLLTTGLKQESGQFFTPVPIAQFIIKSLPIDTMVDEKLEKGERNNLLPYIIDYAAGSGHFLTESMHEVQRLVDAKNPSDYIEDTRKKVDNWHGNHFDWATQYVYGIEKDYRLVKVGKVGCYLHGDGLANVILSDGLGSFRNNTEYKELLRKTDPDFPQDNRQFDMLVSNPPYSVAAFKNAARQYYRDEDFALYDRLTDNSSEIECLFVERTKQLLRDGGVAGVILPSSILSNSGIYTRAREVILNYFDIIAIAELGSNTFMATGTNTVTLFLRRRNNYIHINLRKAVERFFGNGQEVTMNGVEHPVQKYVTHVWEGLSVSDYLTLLQQKPNGQAAVHELYKDYCRKIKAKTDKEFWEKLLRTEQEKLCTFLLVWAQHTVVIKSGEKAAEKRFLGYEFSFRRGSEGIHPIQRGKSISECTQLFDEDSFDNPEKAATYIHRAYKGDYTSEVHDSLKANITRHRLVDMITFDRADFEKSISLAVKKKVTIESRWTLVRIGDVCETGSGGTPLSGTTEYYLNGSILWINSSEVRQGVILDSENKITEAGLINSSAKIFPKNTVLLAMYGATAGQVGILGVEASTNQAVCGIMPSERILPYYLYYVLREQYENILSLRSGVARLNISQEIVKDMRVPLPPLSVQQQVVGEVEKIEKREEELREEVGKLQVKIDTIVTAMDHPTSTLGQIASFKNGLNYSRNSSGELVSIVGVGEFQENFSPDMGKLEKVQVEGKLSEEYELRAGDILVVRSNGSANLVGRFLFISKVLEKTSYSGFTIRIRTNPEEVNSKFLCHCLRTSAVREKMTTDSKGSNIKSLNQTLLASIQVPLPPLSEQQRILSEIEAIETRIQNLEEELAALPPQKQAVLKKYL; encoded by the coding sequence ATGGAACACAGGAAATTCTTTCAGGCCTTAGGGTTCATCCCAAAGGAGAATACTGCGGAAATCTATACCAAGCGGTATGCTGGAGATTACACGATAGATATCGATTTTGCCAAGGAACAGATTCTTTACGGAGATAAGATCGTGTGCGAGAGTAAGACCACACAGAACTTCTCGCAGCCTGAGAATTTTGTGGTGTTGGAGTGTGTGAACCGTCTGCTGGAGAAAGGATACAGACCAGAGAACATCATACTTGAGAAAACATGGGGCGCAGGGCATGGTACAAGTGGCAGACTCGACATCTGCGTGACCCGCGATGACGGCTCGGAATATCTACTTATCGAGTGCAAGACGCGTGGAAAGGAATTCGAGAAGGAACTGAAGCGGATGGCGAAGGACGGTGGGCAGCTTTTCACCTACTTCAAGTTCAGCAACAAAGCCGATTTGCTGATGCTCTACGCCTCTGAGGTAAAGAGTAAGGAGGTGACTTATCAGAATGAGATTGTCAAGGTGGAGGACGATTATCGGGTGGGTGATGTCAAGGACTTCTACGATAAATGGAACAAGCTGACGAAGGATAATGGAGTGTTCGACTTATGGGTGAACCCCTACCAATTTGTCAGCAAGGCACTGACCCCGAAGCAACTCAAACCCATACAGCAGGAGGACAGTGGCTTTATCTTCAACCGTTTCCTGGAGATACTTCGGCACAATGTGGTATCTGACAAGCCCAATGCCTTCAATAAGATATTCACCCTCTTTCTGTGCAAGGTGTATGACGAGAAGAGTACCAAGCCGAATGAGGAACTGAAATTCCAGTGGCTGGAGGGTGTGGATGATGATGTGAGCTTCCAGATACGCTTGACTGATCTCTACAAGAATGGGATGATGGAATTCTTGGAGAAGGAGGTGACTGACTTCTCAGTAGAGGAATTCGAACGGGAATACGTGGACTTGGATGAAGTGCTGAAAAAGCGTCTATTGACCAAGATCAACAAACTGCGGTTGGAGAAGAACAACGAATTCGCCATCAAGGAGGTGTTTGATGAGAAATCATTCAACGAGAACGCCAAGGTGGTGAAGGAGATCGTGGAACTGCTACAAGGTTACCGTCTACGCTACAACAAGCGGCAACAATACCTGAGCGATTTCTTTGAACTGCTACTGACCACGGGACTGAAACAGGAATCGGGTCAGTTCTTCACGCCTGTGCCCATTGCCCAGTTCATTATCAAGAGCCTGCCTATCGACACCATGGTGGACGAGAAACTGGAAAAAGGCGAACGGAATAACCTGCTGCCCTATATCATTGACTACGCGGCAGGCAGCGGACATTTTCTGACCGAAAGCATGCACGAGGTGCAACGACTGGTGGATGCAAAGAACCCATCCGACTATATTGAAGACACCCGCAAAAAGGTGGACAACTGGCATGGCAATCATTTCGACTGGGCCACGCAATACGTCTATGGCATTGAGAAGGATTACCGACTGGTGAAGGTGGGCAAGGTGGGCTGCTACCTGCACGGTGACGGCCTTGCCAATGTGATATTGAGCGATGGGCTGGGCAGTTTCAGGAACAACACGGAATATAAGGAACTGCTGCGGAAGACCGACCCCGACTTTCCGCAGGACAACCGCCAGTTCGATATGCTCGTTTCCAACCCGCCTTATTCGGTGGCGGCATTCAAGAATGCGGCAAGGCAGTATTACCGCGATGAAGACTTCGCCTTGTATGACAGGCTCACAGACAACAGTTCGGAGATTGAATGCCTCTTTGTGGAGCGCACCAAGCAACTGCTGCGTGACGGTGGCGTGGCGGGGGTTATCCTGCCCAGTAGCATCCTAAGCAACTCAGGTATTTACACCCGTGCAAGGGAGGTGATATTGAACTACTTCGACATCATTGCCATTGCCGAGTTGGGCAGCAATACCTTCATGGCAACAGGCACCAACACGGTGACCCTGTTCCTGCGCAGGCGCAACAATTATATCCACATCAATCTGCGCAAGGCCGTGGAACGCTTCTTTGGCAATGGGCAGGAGGTGACCATGAACGGGGTGGAGCATCCTGTACAGAAATACGTGACCCACGTGTGGGAAGGGCTATCTGTGTCCGATTACCTCACCCTCTTGCAGCAGAAGCCCAACGGACAGGCAGCCGTCCATGAGCTCTATAAGGACTATTGCAGGAAGATAAAGGCCAAGACCGACAAGGAGTTTTGGGAGAAGTTGCTACGGACGGAGCAGGAGAAGCTGTGTACCTTCCTCTTGGTTTGGGCACAGCACACCGTAGTGATAAAAAGCGGTGAGAAGGCCGCTGAAAAACGCTTTCTCGGCTATGAGTTTAGCTTCCGTAGGGGCAGCGAGGGCATTCACCCCATACAGCGGGGCAAGAGCATTTCCGAATGCACCCAACTCTTTGATGAGGACAGCTTTGACAACCCTGAGAAGGCCGCCACATACATCCATCGCGCCTACAAGGGCGACTACACCTCTGAGGTGCATGATAGCCTTAAAGCGAACATCACCCGACACCGTCTGGTGGATATGATAACCTTTGACCGTGCCGATTTTGAGAAAAGCATCTCGTTGGCGGTTAAAAAAAAAGTCACGATTGAAAGTAGATGGACCCTTGTCAGAATTGGAGATGTATGCGAAACCGGTTCAGGAGGAACCCCATTATCAGGCACCACTGAGTATTATTTGAATGGCTCCATCCTTTGGATAAATAGTAGTGAGGTCAGGCAAGGTGTGATATTGGACTCAGAGAACAAAATCACCGAAGCTGGGCTTATTAACTCTTCCGCTAAAATTTTCCCTAAGAATACTGTTCTGCTGGCCATGTACGGAGCAACTGCGGGACAGGTAGGGATTCTTGGAGTTGAAGCGTCTACAAATCAGGCCGTTTGCGGCATTATGCCAAGTGAGCGGATCCTTCCCTACTATCTGTACTATGTCTTACGAGAACAGTATGAGAATATACTCAGCCTAAGAAGCGGTGTTGCAAGATTGAACATCTCTCAGGAGATTGTAAAAGATATGAGAGTGCCTCTACCTCCTCTGTCGGTGCAACAGCAGGTTGTGGGTGAAGTGGAGAAGATCGAGAAGCGTGAAGAGGAGTTGAGGGAGGAAGTCGGTAAGTTGCAAGTTAAGATTGATACCATTGTTACAGCGATGGATCATCCTACATCTACTTTAGGTCAAATAGCGTCATTTAAAAACGGCCTTAACTATTCAAGAAATAGTTCTGGAGAGTTGGTCAGTATTGTTGGGGTCGGAGAGTTCCAAGAGAATTTTTCGCCTGATATGGGTAAGCTGGAAAAAGTACAGGTCGAGGGCAAGTTAAGCGAGGAATATGAACTGCGCGCAGGTGATATATTGGTGGTGAGGTCAAACGGATCTGCAAATCTTGTTGGAAGGTTTCTCTTCATCTCCAAAGTGCTTGAGAAGACCTCATATTCGGGATTTACCATTCGCATACGTACCAATCCCGAAGAGGTAAACTCTAAATTTCTCTGTCATTGTTTACGCACCAGTGCGGTCAGAGAGAAAATGACCACAGACAGTAAAGGGTCTAATATCAAGAGCCTGAACCAGACCCTACTTGCCTCAATCCAAGTGCCTTTGCCTCCTCTCTCAGAACAGCAGCGTATCCTATCTGAGATAGAAGCGATAGAAACCCGTATCCAAAATTTGGAGGAGGAACTTGCGGCACTTCCCCCCCAGAAGCAAGCAGTACTGAAGAAGTACCTCTGA